GGCAGGGAGGGAAGCCAAAATTTAGGGTTAAAATCTATGTGGAGGCGGACCTGAATGAAAAACTAAATCCCCATTTCATCATAAAAGACGCCTCGATTTTGGAGAAAATCGAGAAAGCAGCTGAGAAGGAGTTTGAGAAGGTGCACAAACAGATGATCAAGAAGACACAGCGGTTGAAGAGCGATATTTTCGGGTTTGGGGAGTATGTGAGGGCTAAACTCCCCGATTACTGGAGGAAAGAGGTTAAGACCAAGGAACGGTGGGAGGAAATCTATCCTGAGGTTCCCATCGAAGTATCGGTCAACTTAACCCTTCGACGCATCGGCATGCAGGCCCGCTAGGAGGGAAAAGGAATGGAGTTGGTCTTTCACTTTGGGTATGTTCTTCCCCTATTTCTCCTCTCCAGTCTATATATTCTTCGCATCGATAAGAAGGGGTACGAGATGGCCGGCATGAAGCGGGAGAGAAGCGTCGCTGCCTTCTTGGGCTGGACCAACCTTCTCCTCTTCTTCCTTAGTTTGCTTCTGCTCTTCATCTACCATCGTTTCCTTTGGTAGAGGGAGTTTAAATCATTGACTTTTCCTTTCTCGGATGATATTATACTCTAGTAAATCATAGGTAAGGCGATGTGACTAAGCAGAAGCGGCCCCGCTTCTCACCTTCCGACGGAAGTTGTAAGGTAGATTGGAAACAATTATGTTCATTCGGCGTGGGCGCAAAAGCTGCACGCCTTTTCTTATGGACGTAAGGCTCATCTTATTGGAGGTGGTATGCTATTAGCAAGACAACAAAGCAGGAAGTTCAGGTGAATGAGGAGATTCGGGCAAGGGAAGTCCGCCTGATCGGACCGGATGGGGAACAGATCGGGATCGTCCCTCTGCGGGAAGCGCTGCAGAAAGCTCAGGATTTAAACCTGGATTTGGTGAACATCGCCCCCCAGGCAACCCCCCCTGTATGCCGCATCATGGATTTCGGCAAGTACAGATTCGAACAGAGCAAAAAGGAAAAAGAGGCGCGGAAGAAGCAAAAAGTGATTAACATGAAAGAGGTCCGATTCAGCGCCACGATCGAAGAGCATGATTTTAGTACGAAGCTGCGCCACGTCATCAATTTTTTGGAAAAAGGGGACAAGGTAAAGTGCACCCTGCGTTTCAAGGGGAGGCAGATTACCCACTCCCAGATCGGAGTAAACGTGATGAACCGGATCATGGAAGAGACGAAGGAGATCGCCTCTGTTGAGAAGAAGCCTGGCATCGAAGGACGCAGCATGATCATGATCCTGGCCCCGAAATGATCCATAAATTCTCCACATGCCGCAAGAAGCGGCGCCGATAGATCGAACCGGACGGAGGGGATGGGACCTGTAATGGGACAATCCTCGGAACGACGGGATTTGTAGAGTTGCGCAAAAGAAACGATGGAGGGATTCCCAAATGCCGAAGATGAAGACTCATAAAGGCGCGGCCAAGCGTTTCAAAAAAACCGGTAATGGCAAATTGTCCCGGGGTCATGCGTACACCAGCCACATCCTGACCAAAAAATCGCCGAAACGGAAACGGAATCTCCGCAAGGCAACACTGGTTAGCCGTGGCGACCAGAAGCGCATCGCAAGCCTTTTAGCTTATGTGAAATAACAGCAAGAGGATGAAGGAGGGATTAAGATGGCACGTGTAAAGGGAGGTTTTGTTGCCCGCCGCCGCCGCAAAAAAGTATTGAAGCTGGCGAAGGGATATTTTGGGTCAAAGCATCGACTTTTTAAAACTGCACAAGCGCAAGTAATGAAATCCTTGCTTTATGCATATCGGGATCGTCGGAGACGGAAACGGGATTTCCGCAAACTATGGATTGCCCGTATTAATGCCGCTGCACGCTTAAATGGCCTTTCCTACAGCAAACTGATGCATGGACTGAAGCTGGCCGGAGTACAGGTGAACCGGAAGATGCTGGCTGATCTTGCCGTCCGGGATGAGAAAGGTTTCACCCAATTGGTCAATCTGGCCAAAGAGAAAATGAATGCATAGAGACTCTTCCATCTCCCCGTCACCTTGACGGGGTTTTTCATACCTACTCTAAAAGGGCGTCAACCTTATGATACACATAAAATTATACACATAAAAAAGTTATGAACGCGAACCGAAGGGGGAATCCCAAACG
The DNA window shown above is from Thermicanus aegyptius DSM 12793 and carries:
- a CDS encoding CLC_0170 family protein, with product MELVFHFGYVLPLFLLSSLYILRIDKKGYEMAGMKRERSVAAFLGWTNLLLFFLSLLLLFIYHRFLW
- the infC gene encoding translation initiation factor IF-3, producing MSKTTKQEVQVNEEIRAREVRLIGPDGEQIGIVPLREALQKAQDLNLDLVNIAPQATPPVCRIMDFGKYRFEQSKKEKEARKKQKVINMKEVRFSATIEEHDFSTKLRHVINFLEKGDKVKCTLRFKGRQITHSQIGVNVMNRIMEETKEIASVEKKPGIEGRSMIMILAPK
- the rpmI gene encoding 50S ribosomal protein L35, giving the protein MPKMKTHKGAAKRFKKTGNGKLSRGHAYTSHILTKKSPKRKRNLRKATLVSRGDQKRIASLLAYVK
- the rplT gene encoding 50S ribosomal protein L20 → MARVKGGFVARRRRKKVLKLAKGYFGSKHRLFKTAQAQVMKSLLYAYRDRRRRKRDFRKLWIARINAAARLNGLSYSKLMHGLKLAGVQVNRKMLADLAVRDEKGFTQLVNLAKEKMNA